A genomic segment from Paenibacillus sp. FSL K6-1096 encodes:
- a CDS encoding phage tail sheath family protein, whose amino-acid sequence MAGGTWTTQNKVRPGVYVNVASNGIVAGKMGERGTAALALALPWGPAGVIVKLTAQEDFRQKLGYDLTAPELLAVKEVLKRAGTLLLYRLNEGVKAAVTNNGIQATARYGGERGNALKIVIEKNISDTTQFDVRTLLDGAEVDKQTVSAAAGLAANAYVEFKPAESGALTVTAGLPLSGGANGVVTNAEHSDFLSALEVQDFQTVGLISEDNSLKSLYSAYVKRLRNTEGKKVQAVLSDYAMADHEGIISVANGVVLSDGTVVDKAHTVAWVAGATAAAAVNESLTYQAYDDAVDADVRFSHSETVAALSGGELLFTYNGGRAVVEQDINTFTSFSTDKGKAFSKNRVLRVLDGIASDLKRIFESYFIGKLPNNEDGRALFWSQCVTYMNDLQNLGAIESFNAQSDIVVTPGADSDSVVLEVAVKPVDSVEKVYMKVKVV is encoded by the coding sequence ATGGCTGGAGGAACATGGACAACACAAAACAAGGTGCGTCCGGGGGTCTACGTGAACGTGGCTTCGAACGGCATTGTAGCAGGTAAAATGGGGGAACGCGGTACGGCGGCCCTGGCGCTGGCGCTGCCTTGGGGTCCCGCAGGAGTCATCGTGAAGCTTACGGCGCAGGAGGATTTCCGGCAAAAGCTGGGCTACGACCTGACGGCTCCTGAGCTGCTGGCGGTAAAAGAGGTGCTGAAGCGGGCAGGCACACTGCTGCTCTATCGCTTGAATGAGGGCGTGAAGGCTGCTGTGACCAATAACGGCATTCAGGCAACAGCGCGGTATGGCGGGGAGCGCGGCAATGCGCTGAAGATTGTGATTGAGAAAAATATTAGCGACACCACCCAGTTCGACGTACGTACGCTGCTGGACGGGGCCGAGGTGGACAAGCAGACGGTAAGCGCTGCTGCCGGTCTGGCTGCAAATGCTTATGTGGAATTTAAGCCGGCTGAATCCGGTGCGCTGACGGTTACGGCCGGACTGCCGCTGTCAGGCGGTGCGAATGGTGTGGTAACGAATGCGGAGCATAGCGATTTCCTGTCGGCGCTGGAGGTTCAGGACTTCCAGACGGTGGGTCTGATCTCGGAGGACAACTCGCTGAAGTCGCTGTACAGCGCTTATGTGAAGCGTCTGCGGAATACGGAAGGCAAGAAGGTGCAGGCAGTTCTGTCCGATTACGCCATGGCTGACCATGAAGGCATCATTAGTGTGGCTAACGGTGTGGTGCTGAGCGATGGAACCGTGGTGGATAAAGCTCATACCGTGGCTTGGGTAGCCGGTGCTACCGCCGCTGCTGCGGTGAATGAATCGCTCACTTATCAGGCTTATGATGATGCGGTGGATGCTGATGTGCGCTTCAGCCATTCCGAGACTGTAGCCGCCCTGTCGGGTGGGGAGCTGCTTTTCACCTATAATGGGGGCCGGGCTGTAGTGGAGCAGGACATCAACACCTTCACCTCCTTCTCGACGGATAAAGGCAAAGCCTTCTCCAAGAACCGTGTGCTGCGTGTGCTGGATGGGATTGCGAGCGATCTGAAGCGGATTTTTGAGAGCTACTTCATTGGCAAATTGCCGAACAATGAGGACGGGCGCGCGCTGTTCTGGTCCCAGTGTGTCACTTACATGAATGATCTGCAGAACCTTGGGGCGATTGAGAGCTTCAATGCGCAGAGCGACATTGTGGTGACTCCGGGAGCGGACAGTGACAGTGTAGTGCTGGAAGTAGCGGTCAAGCCGGTAGATTCCGTAGAAAAAGTATATATGAAAGTGAAGGTGGTCTAA
- a CDS encoding stage II sporulation protein M has translation MLSFRTFIKDLGTIRTSMLLAALLFIAGGVAGWVGTGDLQQLLYQQLQGLGQISGDLRESSNPQLSFFIFIFLNNSIKSVVIIFLGALLGILPALFLLINGAVIGYLIHLNAIQGQDLFTLIVKGLLPHGIIEIPAIIIACAFGLKFGSRVLSALFRAGRRSVGEANGWPDFMRQTLTASIWIVILLFVAAIIESTITFWLLS, from the coding sequence ATGTTATCTTTCAGAACCTTTATTAAAGACCTTGGCACGATCCGCACATCAATGCTGCTGGCTGCTCTACTGTTCATCGCCGGAGGGGTTGCAGGCTGGGTCGGCACAGGAGATCTGCAGCAGCTGTTATATCAGCAACTGCAGGGGCTTGGCCAGATCAGCGGGGATCTTAGAGAATCGTCCAACCCGCAGCTGAGCTTTTTCATATTTATTTTCCTGAACAACAGCATCAAGAGCGTGGTCATTATTTTTCTGGGAGCACTGCTTGGAATCTTGCCGGCCTTATTCCTGTTGATTAACGGGGCAGTGATCGGTTACCTCATTCATCTGAATGCCATTCAGGGCCAGGATCTGTTCACCTTGATTGTAAAAGGTCTGCTGCCGCATGGAATTATCGAGATTCCGGCAATCATCATCGCCTGTGCCTTCGGGCTGAAGTTCGGCAGCAGGGTGCTGTCAGCGCTCTTCAGAGCGGGGCGGCGTAGTGTGGGAGAGGCAAACGGGTGGCCGGACTTTATGCGGCAGACACTGACGGCATCCATCTGGATTGTCATTCTGCTGTTCGTTGCAGCGATTATTGAGAGCACAATTACATTTTGGCTTTTATCATAA
- a CDS encoding helix-turn-helix domain-containing protein, which translates to MAEEFGNYLRQLREGKGLTINQLAALAGISGAQISRIENGLRGVPKPATLRKIAEATGVSYEELMGKAGYLTGADIPAEGTIPEWATSKDKRDFRQMLEDDGELMFDGIPLNKEDKQRIKDVLTGLFWEAKQMNKRTPKPKRDPRSGE; encoded by the coding sequence ATGGCAGAGGAATTTGGGAACTATCTGCGGCAGCTTCGGGAGGGAAAGGGACTGACCATTAATCAGCTGGCTGCCCTTGCCGGAATCAGCGGAGCACAAATTTCACGGATTGAGAACGGACTCAGAGGTGTTCCTAAGCCGGCTACCCTGCGTAAGATTGCTGAAGCGACAGGGGTCTCTTATGAGGAACTAATGGGTAAGGCCGGTTATTTAACTGGAGCTGACATCCCTGCTGAGGGGACTATCCCTGAATGGGCGACAAGTAAGGATAAGCGGGATTTCCGGCAGATGCTTGAGGACGACGGTGAGCTGATGTTTGACGGGATTCCGTTGAATAAGGAAGATAAGCAGCGGATCAAGGATGTGTTAACCGGCCTGTTCTGGGAAGCCAAGCAAATGAACAAAAGAACCCCCAAGCCCAAACGCGACCCGCGTTCCGGGGAATAA
- a CDS encoding DUF2577 domain-containing protein, which translates to MLDIIKQASLGAVSNTNPVAFSYGTVVLAEPLQIEVGQRFTLRGPALVVTETVMESRIVAEGRELLLRRGLEAGDRVLLARMQGGQSYIVLDRLVEP; encoded by the coding sequence ATGCTGGATATTATCAAACAAGCAAGCCTCGGGGCCGTGTCGAACACGAATCCGGTGGCTTTTTCGTATGGGACGGTGGTTCTGGCAGAGCCGCTGCAAATTGAGGTCGGACAGCGGTTCACGCTGAGGGGCCCGGCACTGGTTGTGACTGAAACCGTGATGGAGAGCCGTATTGTTGCGGAGGGCCGGGAGCTTCTGCTGCGCCGTGGGCTTGAAGCGGGAGACCGGGTGTTGCTCGCCCGGATGCAAGGCGGACAGAGCTATATTGTCCTGGATCGGCTGGTGGAGCCATGA
- a CDS encoding DUF2634 domain-containing protein, with product MIPAIGRSGPVTAALETTVTASEASPGLTYRLDWEQKRISGRVDGLEAVKQAAVKVLQTGRYEHLIYSSDYGTEWNLVLGQDGLLARPELRRLVSEALLQDERILELRDVEIVWNGDTVSFSCTAVTIYGDVELRKEGIAGV from the coding sequence ATGATTCCGGCAATTGGCAGATCCGGTCCGGTGACGGCAGCGCTTGAAACAACGGTGACGGCTTCGGAGGCCAGCCCGGGCTTGACGTACCGGCTGGACTGGGAGCAGAAGCGGATCAGCGGACGGGTAGACGGCCTGGAGGCTGTGAAGCAGGCGGCGGTTAAGGTATTGCAGACAGGCCGTTATGAGCATCTGATCTACAGCTCCGACTACGGAACGGAATGGAATCTGGTGCTGGGGCAGGACGGGCTGCTGGCCCGGCCGGAGCTGCGCCGGCTGGTCAGCGAAGCGCTGCTACAGGATGAGCGGATTCTAGAGCTCCGGGATGTGGAGATTGTGTGGAACGGAGATACGGTTAGCTTCAGTTGCACAGCAGTCACCATCTATGGTGATGTGGAGCTGAGAAAGGAGGGGATTGCCGGTGTATGA
- a CDS encoding LysM peptidoglycan-binding domain-containing protein, with the protein MEEYGFYLSFNNYEEVIRLPVNPETLEIKENGDSKSYTIVDFGEINAIAYPKLTEITIESMFPAQYYPFVVYSGENAGKLLKPYEYVELIRKWMLSRRPVRFVFSGLKPAQVQDTQTPDWLRQARAQAQQTFTGDIGINMAVSIENFSWKLSAGSSGDIEYTLGLKKYVFYQALAVKVGKTGGVKTQPKRASEKTAPATYTLKAGDTLWSVAQKQLGDGSKYKTLQKLNNISDSETKKLKPGRVIKLS; encoded by the coding sequence ATGGAGGAGTATGGCTTCTATCTTAGCTTCAACAACTATGAAGAGGTGATCCGGCTTCCGGTGAACCCTGAGACCCTGGAGATCAAGGAGAATGGGGACAGCAAAAGCTATACCATTGTTGATTTTGGCGAAATCAATGCGATTGCTTATCCCAAGCTGACGGAGATTACGATTGAGAGTATGTTTCCGGCACAATATTATCCGTTCGTGGTGTACTCCGGGGAGAATGCCGGCAAGCTGCTGAAGCCTTATGAATATGTGGAGCTGATCCGTAAATGGATGCTTAGCCGCAGGCCGGTGCGGTTTGTGTTCTCAGGACTCAAGCCGGCCCAGGTACAGGACACGCAGACTCCAGATTGGCTGAGGCAGGCCAGGGCGCAGGCGCAGCAGACTTTTACCGGGGATATTGGCATTAATATGGCGGTTAGCATCGAGAATTTCTCGTGGAAGCTCAGTGCGGGGTCTTCGGGAGATATTGAATATACGCTTGGACTCAAAAAGTATGTGTTCTATCAGGCGTTAGCCGTGAAGGTTGGCAAAACCGGCGGGGTGAAGACGCAGCCGAAGCGGGCGAGCGAGAAGACAGCACCTGCTACCTATACGCTCAAAGCCGGGGATACGCTCTGGTCGGTGGCTCAGAAGCAGCTCGGTGACGGCAGTAAGTACAAAACACTCCAAAAGCTGAACAATATCTCTGACAGCGAAACGAAAAAGCTGAAACCCGGCAGAGTGATCAAGCTGTCGTAG
- a CDS encoding ImmA/IrrE family metallo-endopeptidase, with translation MDELIKRLVTKYKTNNPFELAEALGIHVRFMNLGEVTKGLYYRKLRRRFIVIHHQLPLEWQRFVCAHELAHDRLHKGVNRFFLEEHSYFPPGKLERQANLFAVKLLSAGTPIEQDESVQSYYARIGIPAEVVFFSEDQ, from the coding sequence ATGGATGAACTAATCAAGCGTCTGGTCACAAAATATAAAACCAACAACCCGTTCGAGCTGGCCGAAGCACTCGGCATTCACGTCAGGTTCATGAATCTGGGTGAAGTCACCAAGGGCCTATATTACCGTAAACTAAGAAGAAGATTCATCGTCATTCATCATCAATTACCTCTGGAATGGCAGCGGTTTGTCTGTGCTCATGAATTGGCCCATGACCGCCTGCACAAAGGGGTGAACCGTTTTTTTCTGGAGGAGCATTCCTATTTCCCGCCAGGGAAGCTGGAGCGGCAAGCCAACCTGTTCGCCGTGAAGCTATTATCAGCCGGCACTCCCATCGAACAAGATGAATCCGTCCAGAGCTATTATGCACGAATCGGCATCCCGGCAGAGGTTGTCTTTTTTTCGGAGGATCAATAG
- a CDS encoding DUF6838 family protein has protein sequence MTVQQLREHLTAALTQFFPEVPVYVEGDKPETAYFRLELISATYDRQREGRYMAVYRFGIRYEQGSRLAAEAMADGLCEALAAGESSDPAFRIMRQSWEAGAEGESALFTADYMLYLQRQKPPEGEAELMGHFTEGTRLK, from the coding sequence ATGACGGTACAACAATTGCGGGAGCATCTCACGGCTGCACTGACTCAGTTTTTCCCGGAAGTTCCTGTCTATGTTGAGGGAGACAAGCCGGAGACAGCTTACTTCAGGCTGGAGCTGATCTCAGCCACCTATGACCGGCAGCGCGAGGGCAGGTATATGGCGGTGTACCGTTTCGGTATCCGCTATGAGCAGGGAAGCCGGCTTGCCGCCGAAGCGATGGCTGACGGTTTGTGTGAGGCGCTGGCAGCTGGCGAGAGCAGCGATCCGGCTTTTCGGATTATGCGCCAGTCCTGGGAGGCGGGGGCAGAGGGAGAGAGTGCGCTGTTCACAGCGGACTATATGCTTTATCTCCAGAGGCAGAAGCCGCCGGAGGGTGAAGCAGAACTGATGGGGCACTTCACAGAAGGGACGCGGCTCAAATGA
- a CDS encoding phage tail tube protein yields MTFLRASDTLSGQEGRAYATINGQTEEMFYVKTLEATVEKQKAEVKTLGRRGVQHKATGWSGSGTMTIFYMTSRFRQMMLEYMKTGIDQYFSIIVTNDDPSSTVGAQRIMLKDVNLDSVIMASLDTESDALEEEVAFTFEDVELVQPFAAPANSGQ; encoded by the coding sequence ATGACATTCTTGAGAGCGAGCGATACACTGTCCGGCCAGGAGGGCCGGGCCTACGCCACAATTAACGGACAGACGGAGGAGATGTTCTATGTCAAAACCCTGGAAGCCACGGTGGAGAAGCAGAAGGCGGAAGTGAAGACGCTGGGACGCCGCGGAGTGCAGCATAAGGCCACCGGGTGGTCGGGCAGCGGTACGATGACGATTTTCTATATGACCAGCCGTTTCCGCCAGATGATGCTGGAGTACATGAAGACCGGGATTGACCAATACTTCAGCATTATCGTGACCAATGATGATCCGTCCTCTACCGTAGGGGCTCAGCGCATTATGCTGAAGGATGTCAATCTGGACAGCGTCATTATGGCTTCGCTGGATACGGAGTCCGATGCGCTTGAGGAAGAGGTTGCTTTTACCTTCGAGGATGTGGAACTGGTTCAGCCCTTCGCCGCTCCGGCGAATTCCGGCCAATAA
- a CDS encoding PPK2 family polyphosphate kinase — protein sequence MSIKRYMIKDTGETRLKDLDPDDRGGFKSKAEAEEKMEKLKERLAELQDILFAQKKHSLLVILQGMDSSGKDGTVKHIFSGINPQGFIVTSFKKPSLEEEAHDFLWRVHMKTPPKGYIAAFNRSHYEDVLVPRVHGSISKEDVKRRFRYIRQFEEMLAEEGTTVIKLFLHISKEKQLEKIQERLDDPAKHWKFDASDLQEREYWDDYQQAYEDIFRESNIDKAPWYWIPANHRWYRNYLALKIVVKTLEGLDLSYPKLNTPTPDISSLITPRHG from the coding sequence ATGAGTATCAAGCGCTATATGATAAAAGACACCGGTGAAACACGCCTGAAAGACCTTGACCCCGATGACCGCGGCGGCTTCAAATCCAAGGCAGAGGCTGAGGAGAAAATGGAGAAGCTGAAGGAGCGCCTGGCTGAGCTTCAGGATATCCTGTTTGCCCAGAAAAAGCATTCACTGCTTGTCATTCTGCAGGGCATGGACTCCAGCGGCAAGGACGGGACGGTTAAGCACATTTTCTCCGGCATCAATCCGCAGGGCTTCATCGTCACCAGCTTCAAGAAGCCGTCGCTGGAGGAGGAAGCTCACGACTTCCTGTGGAGAGTGCATATGAAGACGCCGCCCAAAGGGTATATTGCCGCCTTCAACCGTTCCCATTATGAGGATGTGCTGGTGCCCCGGGTACACGGCAGTATCAGTAAAGAGGATGTTAAGCGCCGTTTCCGCTACATCCGCCAGTTTGAGGAAATGCTGGCCGAAGAGGGAACGACGGTGATCAAGCTATTCCTGCATATCTCCAAGGAGAAGCAGCTGGAGAAAATTCAGGAGCGGCTCGACGATCCGGCGAAGCACTGGAAATTCGACGCCAGTGACCTGCAGGAGCGTGAATACTGGGACGATTATCAGCAGGCGTATGAAGATATTTTCCGGGAGAGCAATATTGACAAGGCGCCATGGTATTGGATTCCGGCTAATCACCGCTGGTACCGCAACTATCTCGCGCTAAAAATTGTGGTGAAGACGCTGGAGGGGCTTGACCTTAGTTATCCCAAGCTGAACACCCCAACGCCTGATATTTCAAGTCTGATCACTCCGCGCCACGGTTAA
- the pdaB gene encoding polysaccharide deacetylase family sporulation protein PdaB yields MNSFYVISGKKIKRFLYIFAAALLTAGVVYVERGNITVFSEAAPSAIYSVPTEKKLIALTFDISWGEKRPEPILKVLEDKKVDKATFFLSSPWSKTHPDIVASIKNAGFEIGSHGHKHVNYSTLSNEEIRTQISTAHTVLTELTGTQPNLIRMPNGDFDKRVLQVATDLGYKVIQWDTDSLDWKNIGVDNIVKRVTTKAHPGDIVLLHASDSCKQTHEALPQIIDQLRSQGYEFVTVSELLSQSSAEGKEVRDSAWLDDGLEDAAGM; encoded by the coding sequence ATGAATTCTTTTTATGTAATCAGCGGCAAAAAGATAAAACGGTTCCTGTACATCTTTGCTGCTGCGCTTCTGACCGCCGGCGTCGTGTATGTGGAGAGGGGCAACATCACCGTGTTCTCTGAAGCGGCCCCTTCCGCCATTTACAGTGTGCCGACGGAAAAGAAGCTGATTGCTCTAACCTTCGATATCAGTTGGGGGGAGAAACGGCCTGAGCCGATTCTGAAGGTGCTGGAGGACAAAAAGGTGGATAAGGCAACCTTCTTCCTGTCATCCCCCTGGAGCAAGACTCATCCCGACATCGTAGCAAGCATCAAAAACGCCGGGTTCGAGATCGGCAGCCACGGCCACAAGCATGTCAACTACAGTACGCTTAGTAACGAGGAAATCCGTACCCAAATCTCCACCGCCCACACGGTATTGACCGAGCTGACGGGCACACAGCCCAATCTGATCAGAATGCCTAACGGCGATTTTGACAAAAGGGTATTGCAGGTTGCCACCGACTTAGGCTACAAAGTCATTCAATGGGACACGGACTCACTGGACTGGAAGAACATAGGTGTGGATAATATCGTAAAGCGCGTGACAACCAAAGCGCATCCCGGAGATATCGTGCTCCTCCATGCCAGTGATTCCTGCAAACAGACCCATGAAGCTCTGCCGCAAATTATTGATCAGCTGCGCAGCCAGGGGTATGAGTTCGTGACCGTCTCTGAATTGCTCAGCCAGAGCAGCGCCGAAGGCAAGGAAGTCCGCGATTCTGCCTGGCTGGATGATGGCCTGGAGGACGCAGCCGGAATGTAA
- a CDS encoding phage portal protein — MSDLSLFFAQNAASDTTEEFAVSLRFKNKEGNPALWKLRSMNEEENQECRKAATRKVKGKNGTYTTDIDPNEYMAKLMTASIVHPDLKNTELQRSYGVMGAEALLRKMLLPGEFAALGERVQALNGFATDMNELVDEVKN; from the coding sequence ATGAGTGATTTGAGCTTGTTTTTTGCGCAAAATGCAGCCAGTGATACCACGGAGGAATTCGCGGTCTCGCTGCGGTTCAAGAACAAGGAGGGGAATCCGGCCCTCTGGAAGCTGCGCAGCATGAATGAGGAGGAGAATCAGGAATGCCGCAAAGCGGCTACACGCAAGGTGAAGGGGAAGAACGGTACGTACACCACCGATATTGATCCCAATGAATATATGGCGAAGCTGATGACGGCCAGCATTGTGCATCCGGATCTGAAGAACACGGAGCTACAGCGTTCTTACGGGGTGATGGGCGCTGAAGCGCTGCTCCGCAAAATGCTGCTGCCCGGCGAATTCGCCGCGCTCGGAGAGCGGGTTCAGGCGCTGAACGGCTTCGCCACGGATATGAACGAGCTGGTGGATGAAGTAAAAAACTGA
- a CDS encoding phosphoglucomutase → MAYPQQIDVFQDKLNKKPSGGSYVVEEKLLLTGGVFSGLLAHDNINNQTLAVYTGSRFSGAEVRNYSVSFPDEAPWRRLISIYADVPEVYVTYETPGDTVEADDVNRLQSGLTATQQELERYKQAGVIDGGSFRKEV, encoded by the coding sequence ATGGCATATCCGCAGCAGATCGATGTATTTCAGGATAAGTTAAACAAAAAGCCAAGCGGCGGCAGCTATGTCGTTGAAGAGAAGCTTCTGCTTACCGGCGGAGTGTTCAGCGGGCTGCTGGCCCACGACAATATTAACAATCAGACGCTGGCAGTGTATACGGGATCACGCTTTAGCGGGGCAGAGGTGCGGAATTATTCGGTCTCTTTCCCCGATGAGGCCCCTTGGCGGCGGCTGATCAGCATCTATGCCGATGTGCCCGAGGTCTATGTGACTTACGAGACACCGGGGGATACCGTAGAAGCGGATGATGTGAACCGGCTGCAGAGCGGGCTGACCGCCACACAGCAGGAGCTGGAGCGGTATAAACAGGCCGGGGTGATTGACGGCGGATCTTTCAGAAAAGAGGTGTAA
- a CDS encoding DUF2793 domain-containing protein yields MAQTIQLKRGTRAELSTYGALKAGEMGFCTDTKEIYIGDGTTNSMVGRALSGPEASRPAAASVGRLYYVSSGSNSGYLYFDDGTAWRRVNAQKLTDLTGSMDDIADGSTYAKVLKADITAGHPNKVSDGTYTKTAAEIATHINDAAKHRVINDSGSAITDLWSAQKIKNEIELAKHNIEPQASVKDQHLATPPSSPAEADRYIIPSGATGVWAGKTNQIAEYASGAWAYYVPAVGWTAYVDDEQKIYSWNGSAWVRTGGALQTITAGNGLTGGGQAESVTLTVGAGNGIVVGSTSVAAKPGKGILVNTTGIEANIDSDSIVYDAANGNRLTVGTIDGGTF; encoded by the coding sequence ATGGCACAAACGATTCAATTGAAACGCGGCACCCGGGCGGAGCTGTCCACCTACGGGGCGCTGAAGGCCGGTGAGATGGGGTTCTGTACGGATACGAAGGAGATCTATATCGGGGACGGAACTACCAATTCTATGGTCGGCCGCGCGTTGTCGGGTCCCGAGGCTTCGCGTCCTGCGGCTGCTTCCGTGGGGCGGTTGTATTATGTAAGCAGCGGGAGCAACAGCGGATATCTGTATTTCGATGACGGGACCGCCTGGCGGCGGGTGAATGCACAAAAGTTGACTGATCTGACCGGAAGCATGGATGACATTGCCGACGGCAGTACCTATGCAAAGGTGCTTAAGGCGGACATTACCGCAGGACATCCGAATAAGGTGTCGGACGGCACATATACGAAGACTGCCGCAGAGATCGCAACCCATATCAACGATGCCGCCAAGCACCGGGTTATTAACGATAGCGGTTCAGCGATTACAGACCTGTGGTCCGCCCAAAAAATCAAAAACGAGATCGAGCTGGCCAAGCACAACATTGAGCCGCAGGCCTCGGTGAAGGATCAGCATCTGGCAACGCCGCCGTCCAGCCCCGCAGAGGCTGACCGGTATATTATCCCTTCGGGCGCTACTGGCGTCTGGGCTGGCAAAACCAATCAGATTGCGGAATATGCCTCCGGCGCCTGGGCCTATTATGTTCCGGCTGTCGGCTGGACGGCCTATGTGGACGATGAGCAGAAAATCTACAGCTGGAACGGCAGCGCCTGGGTGCGCACAGGCGGTGCGCTGCAGACGATCACGGCGGGGAACGGTCTTACCGGCGGCGGACAGGCCGAAAGTGTGACGCTGACTGTTGGCGCAGGCAACGGGATTGTTGTCGGTTCTACCAGCGTTGCGGCCAAGCCGGGTAAGGGTATCCTGGTGAATACGACAGGCATTGAGGCCAATATAGACAGTGACAGCATTGTCTACGATGCCGCTAACGGCAACCGGCTGACGGTCGGCACCATCGACGGCGGAACATTCTAG
- a CDS encoding baseplate J/gp47 family protein: MYEDQTYEALLERMLDRVPEGLDKREGSIIYDALAPAAAELAQMYVELEVNNNLFFPDTAEGEYLERSIAWTGITRQPAGKAQLGAKFYASGDVLLDIPLGSRFSLGLLHYSAVEKLEPGTYRLESETAGTEGNQFSGTLLPVDYIAGLARGEVTSLLVPGTDAEPDEALRQRFFDSARRPATSGNKYHYMEWARQIQGVGGARVFPLWAGPKTVKVVIVNAEHRPASTLLVSGVQQYIDPAPGMGEGQAPVGAVVTVESATGKVIDVSAQVTLAAGYALQPVIDAFAAGLEEYRREKAFAATYISQSVIGALLLDTEGVVDYSGLKLNGGTANITLNETEVPLFGNVVLEV; this comes from the coding sequence GTGTATGAGGATCAGACGTATGAGGCCTTGCTTGAACGGATGCTGGACCGGGTCCCGGAAGGACTGGACAAGCGTGAGGGAAGCATCATCTATGATGCGCTCGCTCCGGCGGCGGCTGAGCTGGCCCAGATGTATGTGGAGCTGGAGGTCAATAACAATCTGTTCTTCCCGGATACGGCGGAGGGCGAGTATCTGGAGCGGAGCATCGCCTGGACGGGGATTACCCGTCAGCCCGCAGGGAAGGCGCAGCTTGGCGCCAAGTTCTATGCCAGCGGGGACGTACTTCTGGACATTCCGCTGGGCAGCCGCTTCTCCCTGGGATTGCTTCATTATAGTGCTGTCGAGAAGCTGGAGCCCGGAACGTACCGCCTGGAGAGTGAGACGGCCGGAACGGAGGGGAACCAATTCTCAGGGACGCTGCTGCCTGTCGATTATATTGCTGGCCTGGCCCGGGGCGAGGTAACGTCGCTGCTGGTTCCCGGAACGGATGCGGAGCCGGATGAGGCGCTGCGCCAGCGGTTTTTCGATTCGGCCAGACGGCCGGCGACAAGCGGCAATAAATATCATTATATGGAGTGGGCCCGGCAGATTCAGGGCGTGGGAGGCGCGCGCGTCTTTCCGCTGTGGGCCGGCCCGAAGACGGTCAAGGTGGTCATTGTGAATGCGGAGCACCGGCCGGCTTCCACGCTGCTGGTCTCGGGGGTTCAGCAGTATATTGACCCTGCGCCGGGGATGGGCGAGGGACAGGCTCCCGTGGGAGCCGTAGTCACGGTAGAATCAGCCACCGGCAAGGTGATTGACGTCTCTGCCCAGGTTACGCTGGCGGCAGGTTATGCGCTACAGCCGGTGATAGACGCTTTTGCTGCGGGCTTGGAGGAGTACCGTAGGGAGAAGGCTTTTGCAGCAACCTATATTAGTCAATCGGTGATTGGCGCATTGCTGCTGGACACGGAGGGCGTTGTGGATTACAGCGGTCTTAAGCTAAACGGCGGGACGGCCAATATCACGCTGAACGAGACGGAAGTGCCGCTCTTCGGCAATGTCGTATTGGAGGTGTAG
- a CDS encoding ArpU family phage packaging/lysis transcriptional regulator codes for MLSSLPELDRRLTQVAIENMLEKYRIFKTVTFEAKEAAVTYSYTERFHGATNSVSDQTGAIATYNVDVPAARRAYCEMIDSVVERLTQREQQLVRERYMRREESYDYTIYNHVFDPPVSKDTYVKIRSKAFYKMALALADLQLLSLASLVKPPAGAAKGKKRV; via the coding sequence ATTCTATCCTCGTTGCCCGAGCTTGACCGCCGTCTGACTCAGGTCGCTATAGAGAATATGCTGGAGAAATACCGGATTTTCAAGACGGTAACATTTGAGGCTAAGGAGGCGGCTGTTACCTACTCTTATACAGAACGGTTCCATGGAGCAACAAATTCGGTTTCTGATCAGACTGGCGCTATTGCTACCTATAATGTGGACGTGCCTGCCGCCCGAAGAGCCTATTGTGAGATGATCGACTCCGTCGTTGAACGGCTTACGCAGCGGGAGCAGCAGCTGGTCCGGGAGAGATATATGCGCAGAGAGGAGAGCTACGACTATACCATCTATAATCATGTATTTGATCCTCCGGTCAGCAAGGACACTTATGTGAAAATAAGGTCCAAGGCGTTCTATAAGATGGCGCTGGCGCTCGCCGATCTGCAGCTTCTGTCTCTGGCTTCACTGGTGAAGCCTCCAGCCGGGGCGGCTAAGGGCAAGAAGCGTGTGTGA